A single region of the Bacillus cereus genome encodes:
- a CDS encoding PQQ-like beta-propeller repeat protein, with translation MKKFQIELNKLPTENTGEIVLSIDESIVFQEKTDIIDPICWLFDAWVEFFKYDDAVIFLNEYEKKVEFKKKDGEFLILDQRGKKLASVDSEQFLRVIFAFLKKEIEQIYVSGVDSFRIKDAYHRMLEIEPFVSKLVNGNDTIMYRIYHATSDKYELNWQYVKGIEVEPIFTPVLSHNEKSIFYVEENNHEIRKLDSETKEEIWQCNLPLVEDCNCITVNGVTIIWHANRFGKNIAKLYAISSSSGEFLWNLEIEGHIIQDVKTTREELPRLLVITQEGYNVLLELESGVKVWEKNVRVGGEKLQCHLGSDYYVLAGNPFDEDGEVDAYSNVAIAMQLLDASTLWKQMIEDCYPNDPVVLDNENFICIAADLLRKWEYGKEDCNVIFEKVLDEVEYSYIVSKESKIVVTRTEYRYEGVSTQIQCYDHKNGQKLYEVNVPSEIELPPFLIGEMMVLSLGEGRIYGVHIQTGKVIWSHTTLHDIARVLLYKDGEIYIATSNLELIILDAECGEVKDIIKLPKNVVEIDFIVSIEEVNDRLFISCVSGNMFEIVER, from the coding sequence ATGAAAAAGTTTCAAATTGAACTAAATAAATTGCCAACAGAAAATACTGGAGAAATAGTACTTAGTATAGATGAAAGTATTGTGTTTCAAGAAAAAACAGACATAATAGACCCGATTTGTTGGTTGTTTGACGCTTGGGTTGAATTTTTTAAATATGATGATGCTGTGATTTTTTTGAATGAATATGAAAAAAAGGTGGAATTTAAGAAGAAGGATGGGGAATTTCTTATTCTTGATCAGAGAGGAAAGAAGTTAGCTAGTGTTGATAGTGAGCAATTTTTACGAGTAATCTTTGCGTTTCTTAAAAAGGAGATAGAGCAGATTTACGTAAGTGGGGTGGATTCTTTTCGAATTAAAGATGCTTATCATAGAATGTTAGAAATTGAACCATTTGTTTCTAAACTTGTAAATGGAAATGACACAATTATGTATCGAATTTATCATGCTACAAGTGATAAATATGAATTAAATTGGCAGTATGTAAAAGGAATAGAGGTTGAACCGATATTTACTCCGGTACTATCTCATAATGAGAAGAGTATCTTTTATGTGGAGGAAAATAACCACGAAATTCGTAAACTCGATAGTGAAACGAAAGAAGAGATTTGGCAGTGCAATCTTCCACTAGTAGAAGATTGTAATTGCATAACTGTGAATGGGGTCACAATTATTTGGCATGCGAATAGATTTGGAAAAAATATTGCGAAATTGTACGCTATTTCATCAAGTTCTGGAGAGTTTCTATGGAATTTAGAAATAGAAGGGCATATTATACAAGATGTAAAAACTACGAGGGAAGAATTACCACGTTTATTAGTTATTACACAGGAAGGCTACAATGTTTTATTAGAGCTTGAAAGTGGAGTGAAAGTATGGGAAAAGAATGTCCGAGTCGGAGGAGAAAAGTTGCAGTGCCATCTTGGCTCAGATTACTATGTGTTAGCAGGAAATCCTTTTGATGAAGATGGGGAAGTTGATGCATATAGTAACGTTGCAATTGCCATGCAATTATTAGACGCTTCTACACTATGGAAACAAATGATAGAAGATTGTTATCCGAATGATCCAGTTGTTTTAGACAATGAAAATTTTATATGTATAGCAGCAGATTTACTACGAAAATGGGAATATGGTAAAGAAGATTGTAACGTAATCTTTGAAAAAGTCCTTGATGAAGTAGAATACTCTTACATTGTATCAAAGGAATCAAAAATAGTAGTAACAAGAACTGAGTATAGATACGAAGGTGTAAGTACACAAATACAATGTTATGATCATAAGAACGGTCAAAAGTTATATGAAGTAAATGTACCTTCTGAAATTGAATTGCCTCCGTTTCTTATCGGAGAGATGATGGTATTATCCTTAGGAGAAGGCAGAATTTATGGTGTTCATATTCAAACGGGTAAAGTGATTTGGAGCCATACTACTCTACATGATATTGCAAGGGTTCTGTTATATAAAGATGGTGAAATTTACATTGCTACTTCAAATTTAGAATTAATAATACTTGATGCTGAATGTGGCGAAGTAAAAGATATTATTAAACTGCCTAAAAATGTAGTCGAAATAGATTTTATTGTATCGATTGAGGAAGTTAATGATAGATTATTCATTAGTTGTGTAAGTGGAAATATGTTTGAAATAGTAGAACGCTAA
- a CDS encoding DUF7660 family protein has product MNSEKDLLKFLVYLQKDLKENKDEWENVEIETYLEAFHGWLGAYEGVYINQGERLPENIPWQFIPH; this is encoded by the coding sequence GTGAATTCTGAAAAAGATTTGTTGAAGTTTCTTGTATATCTCCAAAAGGATTTAAAAGAGAATAAAGATGAATGGGAGAACGTAGAGATAGAGACTTATTTAGAGGCATTCCATGGTTGGTTAGGTGCTTATGAAGGTGTTTATATAAATCAAGGGGAGAGGCTTCCAGAAAATATTCCATGGCAGTTTATCCCGCATTAA
- a CDS encoding SMI1/KNR4 family protein, giving the protein MKTTLWTEDDYLKLAPINDELIKKAEEVLNVKLPESYINLLKEQNGGTLRLDAHPTPKPNSWADDHVNVSGLYGISFDENDSSILESRYLIKEWEMPENLVLLSGDGHTWIALDYRNVAENPPVIFIDNEFEEIIELAPNFESFLQNLTTYDYDEE; this is encoded by the coding sequence ATGAAGACTACACTTTGGACAGAAGATGACTATTTAAAATTAGCACCGATTAACGACGAACTAATAAAAAAAGCTGAAGAAGTACTAAACGTAAAGCTTCCAGAATCGTACATAAACCTGCTAAAAGAACAAAATGGGGGGACGCTTCGCCTTGATGCTCACCCTACTCCAAAGCCAAATTCTTGGGCAGACGATCACGTTAATGTGTCTGGTTTATATGGCATTTCTTTTGATGAAAATGATTCTAGTATTTTAGAGAGCCGTTATTTAATTAAAGAGTGGGAAATGCCTGAGAATCTCGTACTTTTATCTGGGGACGGACATACATGGATTGCATTAGACTATCGAAATGTAGCTGAAAATCCTCCAGTTATATTTATCGATAATGAGTTTGAGGAAATTATCGAATTAGCACCTAACTTTGAAAGTTTCTTACAAAACTTAACTACTTACGATTATGATGAAGAATAA
- a CDS encoding nucleotidyltransferase domain-containing protein codes for MDVENGIKQALPEEVKQLMNQYIVELKEIFSDEKIVGVYIYGSIALGAFHIETSDVDFVTVISDSVNEAEKQQIIEFHKKLSKSTLGKRMDGMYIPLADLGKYNDEMNEYVYCADGKANIGHWDINAVTWWTLKNQGITVAGGEAEDLSFQIRWDDVVNTMKYNVEHYWSEKAKQPYLFFIEEWVESAVVTMGRILYTLDHKTIVSKDRGLQYLLERSAKEWDPLLKEVERIRHNPKEKRMLSRWRRADMTKRYLLCLIEECRENW; via the coding sequence ATAGATGTGGAGAACGGAATAAAGCAGGCTCTACCAGAAGAAGTAAAACAGTTAATGAATCAGTACATAGTAGAGTTAAAAGAAATTTTTTCGGATGAAAAAATAGTCGGGGTATACATTTACGGATCGATCGCGTTAGGAGCATTTCATATAGAAACGAGCGATGTTGATTTTGTTACGGTAATAAGTGATTCCGTAAATGAAGCTGAAAAACAACAAATTATAGAATTTCATAAAAAGCTTAGTAAAAGTACGTTAGGTAAAAGAATGGATGGTATGTATATTCCTCTTGCTGACTTAGGGAAATACAATGATGAAATGAATGAGTACGTGTATTGTGCAGACGGTAAGGCGAATATAGGTCATTGGGATATTAATGCGGTCACATGGTGGACATTGAAAAATCAAGGTATTACAGTTGCCGGGGGAGAAGCAGAAGACCTTTCGTTTCAAATACGATGGGACGATGTAGTAAATACGATGAAATACAACGTAGAACATTACTGGAGTGAAAAAGCGAAGCAGCCATATTTATTTTTCATAGAAGAATGGGTGGAATCAGCTGTCGTTACGATGGGACGTATTTTATATACACTGGATCATAAAACAATTGTCTCAAAAGATAGAGGATTACAATACTTATTAGAACGTTCAGCGAAAGAATGGGACCCTTTATTAAAAGAAGTAGAGAGAATACGGCATAATCCAAAAGAAAAGCGAATGCTCTCAAGGTGGAGAAGGGCAGATATGACGAAGAGGTACTTGCTGTGTTTGATTGAAGAGTGCAGGGAGAATTGGTAG
- a CDS encoding YuzD family protein → MVNVQVYGTKVICASCVGMPSSTETFEWLQAAIGRKYEGQENKFNFEYIDFQEEQENEDKKAFAERVVEEDLFYPVVLVNGEIVGEGNPRLKDVYEEIEKYL, encoded by the coding sequence ATGGTTAATGTTCAAGTGTATGGGACGAAAGTAATTTGTGCGAGCTGCGTTGGAATGCCATCTTCAACAGAAACGTTTGAATGGTTACAAGCGGCGATTGGTCGTAAATATGAAGGACAAGAAAATAAATTTAATTTCGAGTATATTGATTTTCAAGAAGAACAAGAGAATGAAGATAAAAAAGCATTCGCAGAGCGCGTAGTGGAGGAAGATCTATTTTATCCGGTCGTTCTTGTAAATGGTGAAATCGTTGGAGAAGGAAATCCTCGTTTGAAGGATGTTTACGAAGAAATCGAGAAATATTTATAA
- a CDS encoding NifU family protein, which produces MENPHMQEQVLEVLDKLRPFLLRDGGDVELVDIEEGIVKLRLMGACGSCPSSTITLKAGIERALLEEVPGVIEVEQVF; this is translated from the coding sequence ATGGAAAACCCACATATGCAAGAACAAGTATTAGAAGTATTAGATAAATTACGTCCATTCTTACTTCGCGATGGCGGAGACGTTGAATTAGTAGACATTGAAGAAGGTATCGTAAAACTACGCCTTATGGGTGCATGCGGAAGCTGCCCAAGTTCTACAATCACACTAAAAGCTGGTATCGAACGCGCGTTACTTGAAGAAGTACCAGGCGTTATTGAAGTAGAACAAGTATTTTAA
- a CDS encoding carbonic anhydrase yields MPKMGNTFLTIQELEKKKEYLLELSSVIPTWNASYQFLFKEIQQELLSKVNEKIEKHQLILHICADQQVGA; encoded by the coding sequence ATGCCAAAAATGGGAAACACTTTTTTAACAATTCAAGAACTAGAAAAGAAAAAAGAGTATTTATTAGAACTTTCATCCGTTATACCAACATGGAATGCGAGCTATCAATTTTTATTTAAAGAAATCCAACAAGAATTATTGAGTAAAGTAAATGAGAAAATCGAAAAACATCAACTCATTTTACATATATGTGCAGATCAACAGGTAGGGGCATAA
- the yutH gene encoding spore coat putative kinase YutH, whose product MIQHIYEHYHMHVKELIPLGPYKSFWIRNKIYVLVPIGEMEEEVLVEMKKLSDYMNQQGDITVATFVPTIHGYYVSEIEEKNYCLLKGMRMLERHATSLGSELSIFHKRGAFFPEEVEQLSRIGEWKALWEKRLDQLEKFWQSQVMNHPSDVFDQLFIESFPYYLGVAENAIQYVVDTEMDDTPQITDAATICQERFTPLLWHQTKRLKLPFDWVYDHPSRDIAECIRHMMTEKKNDWEQTVVQFITDYERNYSLSSFGWRLLFARILFPLQYFETVERYYQTGNEEQKSIYRDRLEAILHDVNRSEQFMKHFYGSLRLPVDKLGIRKLDWLS is encoded by the coding sequence ATGATTCAGCATATTTATGAGCATTATCACATGCATGTTAAAGAATTAATCCCCCTTGGCCCCTATAAAAGCTTTTGGATTCGCAACAAAATTTATGTACTTGTTCCAATTGGAGAAATGGAGGAAGAAGTACTTGTAGAGATGAAAAAGCTCAGTGATTATATGAACCAGCAAGGGGATATAACTGTTGCGACTTTCGTTCCAACTATACACGGCTACTATGTAAGTGAGATAGAAGAAAAAAATTATTGCTTATTAAAAGGTATGCGTATGTTAGAGCGACATGCTACATCATTAGGAAGTGAGCTTTCTATATTCCATAAACGTGGTGCATTCTTTCCAGAAGAAGTTGAGCAATTAAGCCGCATTGGTGAATGGAAAGCATTATGGGAAAAAAGGCTCGATCAATTAGAAAAGTTTTGGCAATCGCAAGTGATGAACCATCCTTCAGACGTATTCGATCAATTGTTTATTGAATCCTTCCCGTATTACTTAGGAGTTGCAGAAAATGCAATTCAATATGTTGTCGATACAGAAATGGACGATACACCGCAAATAACTGACGCGGCAACAATTTGCCAAGAACGATTTACACCTTTATTATGGCATCAAACGAAGCGCTTAAAACTTCCTTTTGATTGGGTATATGACCACCCAAGTCGGGATATAGCAGAATGTATTCGCCATATGATGACAGAAAAAAAGAACGACTGGGAGCAAACGGTAGTTCAATTCATTACAGATTATGAACGTAATTATTCGCTATCCTCATTTGGTTGGCGCTTATTATTTGCAAGGATTCTGTTCCCACTCCAGTACTTTGAAACGGTTGAACGATATTATCAAACAGGAAACGAAGAACAAAAAAGCATATATAGAGATCGCTTAGAAGCCATTTTACACGATGTGAACCGCTCCGAGCAATTTATGAAGCATTTTTACGGGTCACTTCGTTTACCAGTTGATAAGCTTGGGATTAGAAAATTAGATTGGCTATCATAA
- a CDS encoding phosphatidylglycerophosphatase A, with the protein MKESNQLQERALQLLQERGVTIDDIAELVHFLQKKYHANLEMSECRYNVERVLSKREVQNALITGIELDVLAEKGMLSQPLQDIVKRDEGLYGIDEVIALSIVNVYGSIGFTNFGYIDKLKPGILEYLNDKSSGKVHTFLDDIVGGIAAAASSRLAHRAEHSE; encoded by the coding sequence ATGAAAGAATCAAATCAACTACAAGAAAGAGCATTACAACTATTACAAGAACGCGGTGTAACAATTGACGATATTGCTGAACTTGTTCATTTTCTTCAAAAGAAATACCATGCAAATTTAGAGATGTCAGAATGTCGCTATAACGTTGAGCGTGTACTATCAAAACGCGAAGTACAAAACGCACTTATTACAGGCATTGAACTTGATGTCCTTGCTGAAAAGGGAATGTTAAGTCAACCGTTACAAGATATCGTAAAACGCGATGAAGGACTATATGGAATCGATGAAGTTATCGCACTTTCTATCGTTAACGTGTACGGTTCTATCGGTTTCACGAACTTTGGATATATCGATAAATTAAAACCGGGTATTTTAGAATACTTAAATGATAAATCATCTGGAAAGGTGCATACCTTCCTTGATGATATCGTTGGCGGAATTGCTGCCGCTGCTTCAAGTCGTTTAGCGCACCGTGCTGAGCATTCGGAATAA
- a CDS encoding GNAT family N-acetyltransferase, with protein sequence MEIHKLTEEEANEINMWTYEEPYNLYSFSGEVEVIEELLDGTYYGCCDEKGEFIGYFCFGENAQVPGGRDANLYRGENVVDIGLGMKPDLTGKGMGEIFFQAGIAFAAEELNSKMFRLSVATFNKRAIRLYKNIGFQVGPVFLSRGREFMLMEYERPSV encoded by the coding sequence ATGGAAATACATAAGTTAACAGAAGAAGAAGCGAATGAGATAAATATGTGGACGTATGAGGAACCGTACAATTTATATAGTTTTTCAGGAGAGGTTGAAGTAATAGAAGAGCTATTAGATGGGACGTATTACGGTTGTTGTGATGAGAAGGGAGAATTCATCGGCTATTTTTGTTTTGGAGAAAATGCGCAAGTTCCGGGCGGAAGAGATGCTAATTTATATAGGGGAGAAAATGTAGTAGATATCGGGCTTGGAATGAAGCCGGATTTAACAGGGAAAGGGATGGGGGAAATATTTTTTCAAGCGGGAATTGCATTTGCTGCTGAGGAATTAAATTCAAAAATGTTTCGACTAAGTGTAGCGACATTTAATAAAAGAGCAATTAGGTTATATAAAAACATTGGATTTCAAGTAGGACCTGTTTTTTTGAGCCGTGGAAGAGAGTTTATGCTTATGGAATACGAAAGGCCGTCAGTATAA
- a CDS encoding NAD(P)H-dependent oxidoreductase: MKHVIVYAHPNTESFNHAILETVKSELEGKGHEVRVRDLYELNFNPVLGASDFISFSQGNTPEDIKEEQEHISWADSITFIYPVWWAGLPAILKGYVDRVFSHGFAYAYGENGIEKLLSGKKGLLLSTMGNTKEAYTAGGMFDAMKKTADVGIFEFTGIETIEHTFYTSVPSVDDSVRKQYLEEVKDVVNRAF; this comes from the coding sequence ATGAAACATGTAATCGTTTATGCACACCCAAATACAGAAAGCTTCAACCATGCGATTTTAGAAACGGTAAAAAGTGAATTAGAAGGAAAAGGTCATGAAGTACGCGTTCGCGATCTATACGAATTAAACTTCAATCCAGTATTAGGCGCTTCTGATTTCATCTCATTTTCTCAAGGAAACACACCAGAAGATATTAAAGAAGAGCAAGAGCATATCTCTTGGGCTGATAGCATTACATTCATTTACCCAGTTTGGTGGGCAGGACTTCCTGCTATTTTAAAGGGATACGTTGACCGTGTATTTAGCCACGGCTTTGCTTATGCTTACGGTGAGAATGGCATTGAAAAGTTATTAAGCGGCAAAAAAGGATTATTATTATCTACAATGGGAAATACGAAAGAAGCATACACCGCAGGCGGTATGTTTGACGCAATGAAGAAAACAGCGGATGTTGGTATTTTTGAATTTACAGGAATTGAAACAATTGAGCATACATTCTATACGAGTGTTCCTTCTGTGGATGATAGTGTGCGTAAACAATATCTTGAAGAAGTTAAAGACGTTGTTAATCGTGCGTTTTAA
- a CDS encoding iron ABC transporter substrate-binding protein gives MYWMSCIMFIFTLCVLFFVLWKIYKINEMKKSAGKLIAAYPRVKRRWIVLLGPAYFIGQCMYIYAQYVSGDIGTFEQFLIQSGSYAVASCFMTLIAIHLIKSVQIYEKGVIDGLNFYSYEELKGYKTSTWENPKENIFLYRGREKMNDNVNLLIRQEDMNELESMLQRYIPKLMMK, from the coding sequence GTGTACTGGATGTCATGTATTATGTTTATTTTTACATTATGTGTTTTATTCTTTGTTCTATGGAAGATATATAAAATAAATGAAATGAAAAAAAGCGCGGGAAAGCTTATTGCAGCATATCCTCGGGTGAAACGACGTTGGATTGTTTTACTTGGACCAGCGTACTTTATCGGACAATGTATGTATATATATGCTCAATACGTAAGTGGTGATATTGGTACATTTGAACAGTTTCTCATTCAGTCAGGTAGTTATGCTGTAGCAAGCTGTTTTATGACTTTAATAGCTATCCATCTGATTAAAAGTGTACAAATATATGAAAAAGGTGTAATAGACGGATTGAACTTTTATTCATATGAAGAATTAAAAGGCTATAAAACATCAACATGGGAAAATCCAAAAGAAAATATATTTTTATATCGCGGGCGAGAAAAAATGAATGACAATGTAAATTTACTTATTAGACAGGAAGATATGAATGAATTAGAAAGTATGCTTCAAAGATATATTCCAAAATTGATGATGAAATAA
- a CDS encoding TIGR01457 family HAD-type hydrolase, protein MYKGYLIDLDGTMYRGEEQIEEASDFVKALGERGIPYLFVTNNSTRKPEQVAEKLVRFDIPAKAEQVFTTSMATANFIYERKQDATVYMIGEEGLHAALVEKGFELVDENPDFVVVGLDRDITYEKLAKACLAVRNGATFISTNGDIAIPTERGLLPGNGSLTSVVAVSTGVDPIFIGKPESIIMEQALKVLGIEKEEALMVGDNYDTDILAGINAGMHTLIVHTGVTTVEKLTEYEVQPTQVVHNLTEWIEKM, encoded by the coding sequence ATGTATAAAGGTTATTTAATTGACTTAGACGGTACAATGTATCGTGGTGAAGAACAAATTGAAGAAGCAAGCGACTTCGTGAAAGCATTAGGAGAGCGCGGCATTCCGTATTTATTCGTTACGAATAACTCAACTCGTAAACCAGAACAAGTTGCAGAAAAACTCGTTCGTTTCGATATTCCAGCGAAAGCAGAGCAAGTATTCACAACGAGTATGGCTACAGCGAACTTTATTTATGAGCGTAAACAAGATGCAACTGTATATATGATTGGTGAAGAGGGCTTACACGCTGCACTTGTGGAAAAAGGCTTTGAACTTGTGGATGAAAATCCTGATTTCGTTGTTGTTGGTTTAGATCGTGATATCACATATGAAAAATTAGCAAAAGCTTGCCTTGCTGTGCGTAACGGTGCAACGTTTATTTCCACAAATGGGGACATTGCCATTCCGACTGAGCGCGGATTATTACCAGGTAACGGTTCATTAACATCAGTTGTAGCAGTATCAACAGGTGTGGATCCAATCTTTATCGGAAAACCAGAATCAATCATTATGGAACAAGCGTTAAAAGTGCTTGGCATAGAAAAAGAAGAAGCATTAATGGTTGGGGATAACTACGATACAGATATTTTAGCGGGGATAAATGCTGGTATGCATACCCTTATTGTCCACACTGGAGTAACAACTGTGGAGAAGTTAACAGAATATGAAGTACAACCGACGCAAGTTGTGCATAACTTGACGGAGTGGATTGAGAAGATGTAA
- a CDS encoding helix-turn-helix transcriptional regulator — protein sequence MGEARTTKEEIIQLLKVKGEHTVAELAEALEITEMAIRRHLSKLENDELIYSKMVRQHVGRPTYLYGLSQKGEDTFPKEYKQFAIEILDDLARMGDEKILRYVLQARTKRMEEQLKKKISNQSNLAYKVQEIAAMQEKNGYMVQIKRDGENSFVIEKQNCPLKEIAERFPQVCEDEKEMYKRLFANADVKTLANMCEGDCSCSYQVKEKK from the coding sequence ATGGGGGAAGCACGTACTACGAAAGAAGAAATTATACAATTATTAAAGGTAAAGGGCGAGCATACTGTAGCAGAATTAGCCGAAGCTTTAGAAATTACAGAGATGGCGATCCGAAGGCATTTAAGTAAACTAGAGAATGATGAGCTAATTTATTCAAAGATGGTAAGGCAGCATGTTGGACGCCCAACATATTTGTATGGACTAAGTCAAAAGGGAGAAGATACATTCCCGAAAGAATATAAGCAGTTTGCTATTGAAATATTAGATGATTTAGCTCGAATGGGCGATGAAAAAATACTTCGTTATGTTTTACAAGCGAGAACGAAACGAATGGAAGAACAGTTAAAAAAGAAGATAAGCAATCAAAGTAATTTAGCATATAAAGTACAGGAAATAGCTGCTATGCAAGAGAAAAATGGTTATATGGTTCAAATAAAGAGAGATGGAGAGAACTCTTTCGTAATTGAAAAGCAAAATTGTCCGTTAAAGGAAATTGCAGAGAGATTCCCGCAAGTATGTGAAGATGAAAAAGAGATGTATAAGCGTTTATTTGCGAATGCAGATGTAAAGACACTAGCAAACATGTGCGAGGGTGATTGTAGTTGTTCTTACCAAGTAAAAGAGAAAAAATGA
- a CDS encoding DUF86 domain-containing protein — protein sequence MYFVDRKKIEQMLVCLERATNTFQEKKIYETEFEFYALERIAHLMIDCVLDVGNAMIDGFIMRDPGSYEDIIDILMDERVISAEEGQGMKEVILLRKMLTQDYIQMNHDELYKTIQKHIAVVENYPANIRSYLEKELGPVSAFVPE from the coding sequence ATGTACTTCGTAGACAGAAAAAAAATAGAACAAATGCTAGTATGTTTAGAACGAGCAACAAATACATTTCAAGAGAAGAAGATATATGAAACCGAGTTTGAATTTTATGCATTAGAGCGCATAGCCCATCTTATGATTGATTGCGTATTAGATGTAGGGAATGCGATGATTGATGGATTTATTATGCGCGATCCAGGAAGCTATGAAGATATTATCGATATTTTAATGGACGAGCGAGTGATAAGTGCAGAAGAAGGACAAGGAATGAAAGAAGTTATCCTTCTTCGAAAAATGCTTACGCAAGATTATATTCAAATGAATCATGATGAATTATATAAGACGATTCAAAAACATATTGCAGTGGTAGAGAACTACCCAGCAAATATTCGCAGTTATTTAGAGAAGGAATTAGGGCCTGTATCTGCATTTGTACCAGAATAA